Within the Verrucomicrobiia bacterium genome, the region CTGCTCCAGTTGCATGCGCCACTTTTCGACGCGCTCCTTGATTTTCTTTTCCACACCCTGCTCGGTGGGCTCGTAATAGCGGCGCGCGGCGCCCAGATAATCCTGCGGGACAAAATGGTCCGGATGACTGTGCGCGTATTCGTAGCCCTGGCCGTGACCCAGCCGTTCCGCTCCCCGGTAGTTTTTGTCGCGCAGATGCTCGGGCACCGGCAACGTCCGGCCGGAGCGGACGTCTTCCAGGGCGGCATCAATCGCGAGGTAGGCGCTGTTGCTCTTGTTGGCCGTGGCGATGTAAATGGTCGCTTCGGCCAGCGGAATCCGGGCCTCGGGCCAGCCCACGAATTCGGCGGCGGCCAGCGCGGCGTTGGCCAGCACGAGCGCCATCGGATCCGCCAGCCCCACGTCCTCCGCCGCGCAAATCACGATCCGCCGCGCGATGAAACGCGGGTCTTCGCCGGCGTGAATCATCTTGGCCAGCCAATACAACGCCGCGTCGGCATCACTGCCGCGCATGGATTTGATGAACGCCGAGATGGTGTCGTAATGCGCGTCGCCGTCGCCATCATAAACCACCGCCTTCTTTTGGATGCTCTGCTCCGCGGCGGCGAGATCAATGTGGATGACGCCGTCCACCCCGGGTGGCGTGGTCAGCGCGGCAATCTCGAGGGCGTTGAGCGCCTTGCGGGCGTCGCCGTCGGAAAGCGTCGCCAGATGACGCAACGCTTCCGCTTCCGCATTGATTTTCAAGTAACCGAGCCCGCGTTCGCCATCGGCCAGCGCGCGCTGGAGCAGGGCGAGCAAATCTGAATCCGTCAGCGGGCGCAGCTCGAAGATTTGCGAGCGCGAAACGAGCGGCGAGTTGACGAAGAAAAACGGATTGTGCGTCGTGGCGCCAATCAACCGGATGACGCCGCTCTCCACGTCGGGCAGCAGAATGTCCTGTTGCGATTTGTTGAAGCGGTGGATTTCATCGACGAACAGGATCGTGGGCTGCCCGGTGTTTTGCAGGCGGTTGGCGGCGCCCGCCAGAACGCGCCGCATGTCGGCAACGTTCGATTCCACACCACTCAATCGTTCGAAGCGGCTCCTGGTCTGCCGGGCGATGATTTGCGCAAGGGACGTTTTGCCGGTGCCGGGCGG harbors:
- a CDS encoding replication-associated recombination protein A, giving the protein MRPRSLDEFAGQAHIIGPGQLLRRAIEADRIQSLIFYGPPGTGKTSLAQIIARQTRSRFERLSGVESNVADMRRVLAGAANRLQNTGQPTILFVDEIHRFNKSQQDILLPDVESGVIRLIGATTHNPFFFVNSPLVSRSQIFELRPLTDSDLLALLQRALADGERGLGYLKINAEAEALRHLATLSDGDARKALNALEIAALTTPPGVDGVIHIDLAAAEQSIQKKAVVYDGDGDAHYDTISAFIKSMRGSDADAALYWLAKMIHAGEDPRFIARRIVICAAEDVGLADPMALVLANAALAAAEFVGWPEARIPLAEATIYIATANKSNSAYLAIDAALEDVRSGRTLPVPEHLRDKNYRGAERLGHGQGYEYAHSHPDHFVPQDYLGAARRYYEPTEQGVEKKIKERVEKWRMQLEQARPPKPHG